Part of the Acetomicrobium sp. S15 = DSM 107314 genome is shown below.
TTGCTTAAGACAGTATCGTACAAGGTTTGACCCGATAAAACCGCAACCTCCAGTTATGAGTAGCGTTCGCATTCTGTTCACTGCATGCTCCTTTGCTCTTTGGAGTCTTTACTTTCTGGAGCGCGCTCTTCTTGGTGAAAAACGCTCGGCATGGTGGGGCGTGGGGATTTGCGCCGGCTTGGGCTTGCTTTCCAAGTACACCATAGCGCTCTTAAACCTCATAAGCGGCGTTTATCCGCTCGACGGCGGAGATATCCTTCTAAACGGCGAATCAGTATCTAAACTTCCCCCCCATGAGAGGGCAGAAAGGGGGATAGCCAGAAC
Proteins encoded:
- a CDS encoding glycosyltransferase family 39 protein; the protein is MSSVRILFTACSFALWSLYFLERALLGEKRSAWWGVGICAGLGLLSKYTIALLNLISGVYPLDGGDILLNGESVSKLPPHERAERGIART